The nucleotide sequence TTCAACCTATTCTAACATTCCATTACCAACTTTGACAACCATGTATgtaactaactttattttataattatttaaaaaacaaaaacataaaaaagaaaaaaccaAGGCCTAATATCCACATGTGGACAAATGCTGGGTCACATACGAGGTTTCCCACTTGCTATGTGGCTTTCATGCACTTTTCAAAACCTGCTCAGTAGCATGATAACATTCTCCATAACATGCCACGGGTCACACAAGGACATTAAACATGCAATATGGGACTCCTTAAATGTTTTCCCGCTGATGATGTGGCCATCTTTTGGTTTGAAAATATGCCCTTAGAAAATAGTTGCATATAGGATATTTTTTTGCAGACATGGCAGCCAAATTCTTGTAGTTGTTATTCACTTGGGGACTATGAGTATCTGTATGTTTTTCTCCATTTTTTGCCTTTTTTCCGCCATGCAGGGATGATATGGGTGGTGGGTCTTATTTGTTATTTATGAAAAATGCAGAAATTCAGGTTACAGCTGAAGAAATTGAATGGAATAGCTGAATACAACGCTGAACTTGGAAAGTTTCTACTATGTGCTTCCATGAATGCAGATTTCTCACAACTCAGAACACTTGATAACCAAACTCTATCAATCTTAAGGAAAATTACTCCAGAAGCCCTGACTGCCTTGCAAGACATGTCTGCAATTAACCAAAATATCCAGCGGCAAGATGCACAAGGGTCTAATCCTGTTTTCCCCATTCATGGAACATTAGAGAAATCCACAGGAGAATCTCCACTTATTCCCTCCCTTCCCACTTGCAATCTTGAAGTCGCAGGCTCTTCCAATGCAAACAATTTCCAATGTTTGAATGCTCAGTATGAAAACAATTTGACAGAAATGGCACAACAGGAGCTAAATGCTGTGGTGTCAGAATCCTGTGAAACACTTAACCTTCAAAGTTCAGTAGCACCAATTCGGTCATCAAGTGTCCTTCAGGTTCAGCAGGTCATTGATATGTTGGATGAGAACTGTATGGCTGCATCTCTTCCATCACCTACCACTCTACAACACAGCATTACTCCTGTGATTCCAAATTCCTTTGCAACATCATCTGCTAACTTGCACACAGTGAACTGTCCTGCTATGATGAACCACTCCTCTATGATAGGCCACACTCAACCAATTACAAGAATGCTAGCTGGTGACAATCTTGATGAGAGTTTCAGTGCATTTCAATCCAAACAATTCACCCATTTCCAGCCATCAACTAATATTGTAGCAGAAAACATTCTTGATACTGTGAACCATAACACCCATGCCTCGGGTGAATGCAGTTCGATCAGAGATTATAGCCAACTTTCATTTCAACAAGATAATGCACCTAGAGTCACACCAATAATAACAGATGTCCTGAATGGCCCTTTGGACAAAAGCTTATCCATTCCTGGTTCAAGTTTCTCCTCTGAGCAAGTGCCATTTCATACTTATGTCAGCAGTCGGTGGAGTATTCCTGAATATGTAGGATATCCATCAGGATCATTTTATATTGTTCCCAACTCCTGCAGCAATGAAACAGATAGGGTAGATATGAGGGAGTTGTTTGATCAAAGGCAATCAAGAAGTTCTGTTTCTAGTGGCGGAACCTGTTTTCTGAACCAGTTTCCAGTGGTGGAAACTGGAACACTGAGTGATTGCTTAACCAATGGTGACAGATGCACTAGTCCAAATGAAGATGTGGATCCACATGATCTTTCTGGATATGACAAAATGACTTAAATTCGACTTATGCACCAGAAACTTTGATTGATTCTGTGAGTATATTTCTTCTATGCTTGCTTTATGAGACATGCTTTATACTGCAATATGCTAACTTTGGTGGAAATTGAAGAAATTGTATTACCTTTCTCTTGGTTTCTCTTGGTCCACGACCACACATTTGCATACAAGTTTCACCAGAATAGACATGGTTGCAAATCAGGTTATACAAAATAATCTAATTAATGAAAATAATTTATGGTTGATTTGTAGTGATTCCAATAGCTCAAGGTTGATGGCTGAAATCTAGGTATCTTATTCACAATTGTTATCATCCCCTCAAATTAGAGATGCTTCAAGCATATTCAATTTGGATTGAAGATGAACAACCACCCTTGTTTTGTGCCTTTGTGAATAGGTTTGGCCACTTGGCCTTTAGATGGTACATATGATAGGGTTATTGTCTTGAGCTGATGATGATGGCCAACAAAATGGAAATCAACTTGAATACTTGTTCATTCGTGAAACACATCATTGTGTATTATTTATATTGCACTCTTGTTATCACCATAGAGATGGGTGAGAAGTAATGTTCACCCCATGCCAGTTATTAGGAAGCAAAGCCAAACAATTTCAGCAAAATTATGAGCCAAGTTATGTTAGATACTCTTCCTTAGTGCTGGAGCGTTTTTTCCTTTACCAAGAAATTATAGATGATCACAAGATGATGCAAAACTTTGTGGCGGATTTGTGATCATTAATATCGCCGTTGTAGTCGACCTTTGAGAATTGTTGAAGGATGAGATCTGattgttttaaaagtttttttttattgtttgccTGATAAAGCGAAGAATATGAAGGAATTGGTCTTACAAGATCATTTCTGAGGCGAAGCAACTGCAAAGAGGGTCTGAATGGATTTCATTTGTGCAACAAGGGAGAacttttcatcatagtcaatgctTTACTCATGAGAGAATCCTTTGCTACTGGTTGGTCTTATATCTTTCAGTAGAGTCATCtgatttggtttttattttgaACACTCAATTGCTTCTAATGGTAGATTTGTCTGAGAGTAGAGGTATAGCTCCCATGTAACAGTTTTCTATAGAGACTCAACTTCATCTGCCATAGTTTGTTGCAGACTAGTTGTAGCCTCTAGATAACTTTTAGGCTCATAAATATGCAAAATGTAAACAAGTGACAACAATAAACATGAAAATAGGTAGGAGGTTTTCTGTGGTTTTCTTAAATGAGGTACCTTCTTGGTGTGGTATAGTCAGGGCTGTCTTCAAGGAGGACATTTGTAGATCCAAATTGTCCCTCTTGGATCATGAGCTCATTGACAACTTCAATAATGGACCAATCAAGTAGTGGTATCAATTGTGCTTGCTTTGTGGTGGGTAGAGTGAAGAATGTGATCTACTCCCAGAACATGATATGCTGACATATGCACGATTGGTTAGCTTGAGGATAATATCATAGATATCCTTTCTGATGAGTACCATAACCCAAGAAAACAGCAAATTGCATTTTTAGTATATAATTTATCTCATTCACATTTATAGAAAAGAACAAAGCAAGTGCTTAAAAATCTTAAAGATGTCTGTTGTCAGGTGGCGAGTTATAGTTTCTGAGTGGCTTGAAGTAAAAGAAAGTTGTTCATTTAGCAATCTTATGATTAATATAATTGAAGTCCTTTATTGGTGAAACAATTCCATAAACACTTTTGTTAACTAAATGAGAATACTTTGAAAAAGAAATAAGACCTAAAAGTTGATGCCAATTTATGGAACTAGAATTGTTAGAGGCGAGAGCTGTGACTACGTGGATACCCGTGCTCGGAGGAACAAGCATCCAAGCTTATGTCCAATCTCAATTTGCTTCTACGTGTGACAATCCTGTACAAAAACAGCTGTTAGTTCATATTCAGCAAGTTGTTTGATGGAAATAAAATTCATGGAAAGTTGTGGGTAAAAACAGAGAACATCTAGGTTTGGTGTGTGCTTGACTGTTCCAATTGAAGTGACATTAACAATACTACCGTTTGTTGCTTGAATTTGAGGAGAAAACAAAATGGAGTTGCATTAGTGTGTCATGATGAAATAGATGTCATTGATTTGATTCACTAGATTCATGATGCCAATTACCTAACATTTTCATGCTGCTGGCAGTATGTGAAATAAAAGACTTAACAAGAGAAGTGCTTGTTTAATTATTTCTTGGAAAATAGTAGCAAAAAGAGGTGTTGCAGCAGTTTCAGTGGATGTTGCAATTGCTACTGAGAAATGTAAAGATGTCTCCTTGGAGCACATGTTTTTTGAGGATGCAGTACCATTCGATGCAACCACTGCAAGTAAAATCCTTGCAGTGCGCCGCAGTTGATGGCTAGGAGTAGTCGGCGATAGGGACAAGTACTAATGGTGACGAGCAATAGGGAGGATCAACATTGGAGATTGTTCAGATGTGGTTAGTTTGACAAGAGACGGATGAGTGTGATGCTATAGGGGGCGCAATGGAACAAGAAGCCGCGACATGCAACATTGGTGTGACAACGACATTGTGATCTTGGCAAGTCCAACAACTTATGTTGGGTTCTAGTAGCATCGGAGTAACCTTCCAACAATGGATTTAGTCATGATGGAGGGATTCATTGCTCGTGGTGAGATGCAAGAAGAGGGGTATCGAgtgctgatgttgatctaggtGGCAAAGTATCTAGTAGTGACGAAGAATATTGAATTTACCTAAGTTGCTTGAGTGCATAACAAACAGGAACTGAATGATTGTTGAAGAGTAACCTTGCTCTAATGCCATGGTAAATTTAGTGGAAATTGAAGAAATTGTATTGCCTTTTTCTTGGTGTATGATGACATATTTATATACAAAGTTTCACTAGGACATACATGATTATAAATCAGGTTATACATACAAGGTAATGTAattaatggaaattatttatgctTTAATTGTATTGATTTTATAAGTTGAAGATTGATGTATAAAACCTAAGAATCATATCCTATGTGGATGCAATTGTGGTTCAAGTGGTCGAGCTCACTCAAGTTATTGAAATTTGGGAAATCAAGTTATTAGAGAGACTATTAGTACAATCACACCCAAGTGGTTAGAGAAGTCCAACAAGAGGTGGCAAAGTGAAAGTTCAACTAGTGTTATTGGAGTGAAGTCTTAACATGTCAAGGTTGGTTGGATGCTTGACAAGTGGAAGTCTCAACATGTCAAAACTAATTAGATGCTTAGAAAAGAAAACCCTAGAGACGTGACATCTTGGCATATAGAAGTCCAGTTAGCTCAAGGTTGGCAGGTAAGACGAGGAAGTTCTGGAGGCTAGGCCTCTTGGTAAGACAAGGAAGTCTTG is from Zingiber officinale cultivar Zhangliang chromosome 7B, Zo_v1.1, whole genome shotgun sequence and encodes:
- the LOC122005667 gene encoding two-component response regulator ORR21-like isoform X1, with translation MVNMQSCSENNFHATLNICEDFKLPDNFPMGLKVLVVDDDNASLSLAKNLLLCCGYDVTTCSQAAEAIFLLQENHGFDLIMTDFCMTDMDGFKLFELAGFNMHLPIIMMSADSRFEYVIKGLNHGACGFLCKPLRLEEMQTIWQFVIKRKWPINEVSECYGFLKVHNYEGNRCSTGGTGNASTMNTLTNTFMRSKEKKNQDKEDSEPDNMEPPSKKQRLAWSLELHKKFVNAVNLIGIDRAVPKRILDVINVPGLTRAMVASHLQKFRLQLKKLNGIAEYNAELGKFLLCASMNADFSQLRTLDNQTLSILRKITPEALTALQDMSAINQNIQRQDAQGSNPVFPIHGTLEKSTGESPLIPSLPTCNLEVAGSSNANNFQCLNAQYENNLTEMAQQELNAVVSESCETLNLQSSVAPIRSSSVLQVQQVIDMLDENCMAASLPSPTTLQHSITPVIPNSFATSSANLHTVNCPAMMNHSSMIGHTQPITRMLAGDNLDESFSAFQSKQFTHFQPSTNIVAENILDTVNHNTHASGECSSIRDYSQLSFQQDNAPRVTPIITDVLNGPLDKSLSIPGSSFSSEQVPFHTYVSSRWSIPEYVGYPSGSFYIVPNSCSNETDRVDMRELFDQRQSRSSVSSGGTCFLNQFPVVETGTLSDCLTNGDRCTSPNEDVDPHDLSGYDKMT
- the LOC122005667 gene encoding two-component response regulator ORR21-like isoform X2; the protein is MGLKVLVVDDDNASLSLAKNLLLCCGYDVTTCSQAAEAIFLLQENHGFDLIMTDFCMTDMDGFKLFELAGFNMHLPIIMMSADSRFEYVIKGLNHGACGFLCKPLRLEEMQTIWQFVIKRKWPINEVSECYGFLKVHNYEGNRCSTGGTGNASTMNTLTNTFMRSKEKKNQDKEDSEPDNMEPPSKKQRLAWSLELHKKFVNAVNLIGIDRAVPKRILDVINVPGLTRAMVASHLQKFRLQLKKLNGIAEYNAELGKFLLCASMNADFSQLRTLDNQTLSILRKITPEALTALQDMSAINQNIQRQDAQGSNPVFPIHGTLEKSTGESPLIPSLPTCNLEVAGSSNANNFQCLNAQYENNLTEMAQQELNAVVSESCETLNLQSSVAPIRSSSVLQVQQVIDMLDENCMAASLPSPTTLQHSITPVIPNSFATSSANLHTVNCPAMMNHSSMIGHTQPITRMLAGDNLDESFSAFQSKQFTHFQPSTNIVAENILDTVNHNTHASGECSSIRDYSQLSFQQDNAPRVTPIITDVLNGPLDKSLSIPGSSFSSEQVPFHTYVSSRWSIPEYVGYPSGSFYIVPNSCSNETDRVDMRELFDQRQSRSSVSSGGTCFLNQFPVVETGTLSDCLTNGDRCTSPNEDVDPHDLSGYDKMT